TGAAACTACATACGGCCTAATAATAAACAAAATACCATGGCCCTTTGGATTTTATTTTCTTTGTGATGTTTTAGTTTTGTCATGGCATATTTTACAGTGAAAAATCAAACTTTTTTCATAATCTCTTTTGTTTTTAAAtatataacaccatggcaattttgtaaGACTACACCACAACACTCCCGTTGCACCTTACATGACATTTTTATTGAACATAACATCCATTGTTATTTGCCGTTTCAGGGCAGAATTTTTATGGCTATGTAGCATCCATGTTGTTTCTGGTCGAGTGGAGGATTTTCAATCATATAGGATACAAAAAAAATTCAATAACTTGAGACGTCAGCCTTGACAGGGATGTTGATTTTGTTAGGGGCAGAGCATTTTTTTCCAAACAATTGCCATAATTGCAAACACATCATTTTCTCGTGCATGACTTTTTTCAATGACAATTACCATGTTCTGTTTTTAGTAGTTCCGTTTGTAGGTGTAATGGAATTTCTTATTTATAAGAGCATGGCAATTATATTAAATAGATCAGGTAAATCTTTTTTAACTATTCTGTGGTAGTTTTTTGCATGGGTGGCATGGCAGTAGAAGATGGTAGTTTCATTATAGGCAGGATGCGACATATATGACAACTATTATTTATTTTTCGATTGGAAAATTCTTTCTTTGCCATGGTAATTTCATTGGCTGTGCCATGGCACATTTATTATTTGGGTCATGGCAATTATTTTTATATTAGTAGATCATTGCACTTGTTTTACCAAGTAATGTTCTGCAATTTGTTTATTTTATTGGTTTTTCTAGGCGAAAACTGCCACCGTGTGATCCACATCGGATGTGTCTAGTTACGCTTGCTGGCATCTCCACCCCTAGGAAACGTTCGCCGGATAGCTATACCATTTTTTTGCAAAGCGATGTTTTATGTATTTTTTCCATGACAACAGGGGCACTTATTTGTTAGGCTCTGGTATTTTATTTTAAAGAGCATGTCATTTTAAACTTTTACGAGCATGACTTTTTGTTTTCAAATAGCATGGCATTTTGTTTATTTAGACCATGACATTTTTATTTAAAGAGCATGAGATTTTGTTTGTAGAGCATGGAATTTATTATTATAAATAGCATGGTATTTTTTATTCAAAGAGCGTGTCATTTTAATCATTAAGAGCATGACATTTCTATTTTCTAAGAGCATGGCAATTTTACAATAAATAACATGTCACTTTTATTTTAAAGACCATGGCATTTTAGTCTTTAAGGGCATGCCATTTTTTATTTTCTGAGAGTGTGGCATTTTTATTAGAAATAgcatgtcatttttattttaaggaGCATGTCATTTTGTTTGTAGAGCATGACATTTTTATTATTAATAACACTGCATTTTATTTCAAAGAGTATGTCATTTTTTGGTAGAGCATGACATTTCTATTATAAATAGCATGACATTTTTTGTATAGAGCATGGCATTTTCTATTTTTAAAGAACATGTAATTTTTCTTACAACCACGTCACTTTTATTTTAGTGAAAAAGGGTTCTTTTATTATAATTAGCCTGAAATTTTTTATAGAGCATGGCATTCTTTATTTTTTGTGTAGATCATGTTATTTTTGTTAGTAAGAGCATGCCATTTTTATTATTaagaaacatgattttttttgtagATCATGGAATGTTTATTAGAAAGAGCATGGCATTTTTCTTTGCCAAGAACAAGTCATTTCTATTTTCTATGTCATTTTAGGTACAAATATCACGGGCACCTTTTTTGTGTGCATAAGATTTTAAAATTTATATACATTAAAATGTGTGTATAAACATACCCCACTATCTTGGTCGTTTTCTATTTAATGCATGTAAAttttattttcaaggtatttttgttttataTGATCTATTTTTCTAACATGATGGACTTTATTATTGTTTATCTCATGACATTTTTGTTTTTTAGTACCTAATATAAGTTAGGTCCAAAAAATAGGTTTAGGCTATATTGTGCCTTTCTTTTTTCCAACAGAGAAGATTCGCGCTGGAGAGGTTCTGTCTAGTGAACGAAAAGTATCGCTGGGGTCGTTGAACCCGGCGAACCAATTGTTCGCCAAGACTACCCACTAGCATTCAATCATCAGATATTGGGGTCCTTTCATGTTTCTCCTTCCCATACAAATGGATGCTGATAACTGTAACACGTTCGGTCTAGGAAGGAACTAGATCAAAATTTCCCTTCATCGGGAGAGGGGGGTGAGCAAATGATTTCATTCGGTATGGTCTCCCCCCTCCCGAACGACGTGCTCACAATCGCCTCCAACGGACTAGCCCAAACGGCCTCCATCGGACGAGCCCAAAAACACCTTTCCCTCAATGACTTGGAAAAAAAATTACAACATTGTAGGCCCAAAAAAAACTATTCTAACCTCCCCAACAAATAGAGAAAAACACACAGGCTTAACAAATGCACTAGACCAAGAAAACACTCCTgaaaaataatttagaaaattcaTATTAAATGATAAAAGGTTGCCATGCTCTAATGAACACAACTACCATATATTTATAAAAAAGGTTATATTACAGAAAAAATAATGAGTTGCCACGATGTTCAAACACACTTCATGACACTTGAGTGTAAAAAAATTGCGTTGGTGTTATGACTTGTCTACTTTTTCACTAAAACAAGACCACAagcaaagaaacaaaaataaaaaaggagGAAAACCTTGAAAAACAGAACAATTGATTTGCCATGATACATTAAAAAGCAATTTGCCATGCCCTAGTGGAGATTCCTCCTCTGCATCAAAATGGAAATCCGTACACAATTGCCGCGTGATTAGTCCATTCATTTTTATAATAAAATACCATCTTATGTAGATGAAATTTGAAGAAATTGCCACGGCCAAATAAAATGTAAATTTTACATTACAATTAATTTAAACTTTCCATGCCATATTAATATTAAATTTTCCATTAGTAATAGAAGTGAATTTGCCATGTACGTGAAAGTACGTTTGTCATGGCAATTAAGTTAAATTTGCAATGCCAAAAATTATAAGTAAATTTGCCATGTCctagagaaaacagaaaacaaaaatatgTACAATTAGCCATGTGATTAGTCCATTCATTTTCACAAAGAATAATCATATTATGTACATAAAATGTCATGAAAATACCATGGATAGATAAAATATCATGTTGCCATGGCAATTAAATTATATTTGCCATGTATGTGAAAGTATGTTTGCCATGAAAAAAATTATACGTAAATTTGCCATGTCCTAGAGAAAACAAAAATCCGTCGAAATTGCCATGTGATTAGTCCATTCATTTTCACAAAAAATGCCATATTGTGTAGATAAAATTTCATGAAAATGCCACTGCAAAATAAAATGTAAATTTTACTTGTCAATTTAGTTAAATTTTCCATGGCAATTAAGTTAAATTTGCATGTATGTGAAAGTAAGTTTGGCATGGCAATTAAGTTAAATTTGCCATGCTAAAAGTTTAACAATAATTTTGCCATGTCCTAGAGAAAACAAAAATCCGTTCGAATTGACATGTGATTTGTCCTTTCATTGTGACAAAAAGAATTGACATATTATGTAGATAAAATTTCATGAAAATTTCCATGGCAAAATTGAATGAAAATTTTCCATGGCAATTAAGTTAAATTTGCCATCTATGTGAAAGTAAGTTTGCCATGGCAATTAAGTTAACTTTTTCATgccaaaaattaaaattaaatttGTCATGTCCTAGAGAAAACAAAAATCTGTACAAATTGCCATGTGATTAGTCCATtcattttcacaaaaaaaattcaaattatgTTGATAAAATTTCATGAAATTTCCATGGAAGAATAAAatgtaaatttgccatggcaaatgaAAAGGTAAATTTGCCATTAGAAATAAAAATGAATTTCCAATGTATGTGAAAGTAAGTTTCCCAAGGCAATTAAgtcaaatttgccatggcaaaaattatAAGTAAATTTTCCAACACAAAAATCAAAGTACCATGTGATTAGTCCATTTATTTTTAAAAATTCATATTATGTAGATAAAATTTCATGAAAATATCATGCAAAAGTAAATTTAAATTTTGCATGCTATAATCTTTTCTGATTTTAGCTATAATAGTGACATGATTGATGCACATGCTAGTTTCTGTAGATTGCCCATACTGTAAAGAGTTATTTGGCGTATAGCAATAAAAAAATACTACTTGCCATGCTCTATAGAAAACATGGTAGGTGGCAAGAAAATTTGGTCGATGGCAATTTTATCAAATTGGTGGCCGCATACAAGCAGAAACCCAAGTAGTGCAGTGTGTTTTCTTGGTGCACTGTAAGATAGAAAATGTATggcaaatatatttttaaaaatgtCATGGTATTTTAATGAAAATTGGCATTCTCTTAAATAAGAAATTTTCCATGTATGTTGAATTTCCATGGTATTTTAATTAGAATTATTGTGCTTGTATAAGAAATTAGcatctactacctccgtccgggtttattggtctccttcatattttgtgcccaACTTTGACCGTAGATTCAACTAACAAATTATAAGTTGTATGCGACAAAACTTATAttattggattcatatttgaaagaGGTTTCTAATGATACTATTTTTAGGGTATATAACTTACTTTTTTAATAGTTAAATCAAAGATCATAGTTTGACCCAAACTACAAGGAGgcctaataaaccaggacggaggtagtaccatgTACATGTACATTTTTTCCCTTATATAATTGTAGCAAAAAAAACACATACATGTTTTTCCCTTCTCCCATGCAAACTAAAAACTACTCCCCCGCTATGGCAAATTGCCATGTCTGCTCAGAGTTTACAAAAGGAGATTCCCAAAAAGTTTTGGCAATAAGGATACAACTTTGAAAAATTATGACATGGAAATTTTAGTACAAAAATACtataataatcatggcaaaaactggaatAATTTGTACTGGACACATGGCAAATTTACCAATTTGTTGTATTCCTACAGAGAAGCATAAAAAAAATTGCTGTGGGACAGGGACACACATTACACTTAGTTCAAAAAGAACAAAAAATGGTATGTAGTACGTAAGTAACAACAGCAATGGGACTAAGATTGCTACTGAATTCATACCTGGATATATCCTAATCGATGTCGAGGGCCATGGCGTGGGTGCGCCTAATCTATTGGCCGTGCAAGTACACTTGGAGTAGTTCCTGGACGGACTGTCCCTCGAGCGCCATCGTTCGGGCTGAAATCACACGTCAGGTCCCTCTCCCCCGCCGTCATCGACGTTGTCGCGGCCGAGATTCGCCTGCGCATGACGCGCGCGCGAGCCTCCGCCTCCGCACCCCACCATTGCGCCTCCACGCCACGCCATGGTGCCACCATTGGGAATGGCCGCCACTGCAGTCGCCGGAGaaatgggagaggaggaggaggagtgtggAAGAAGGGAGATAAGACAAAGAAGCGAGGGGATTAGGACGCGTTTGCGGCGATGTTTCTTTACACCGAACGGAAAAAAAACTGATGTGGCTGCTTTAAGATTTGAGATTGTAAATCGATGGCACAGGAGTCGCCCGGGCTGAAATGCTAAATACCACACGTGAGGTACTTATCATTTGGATACAAATTACAGAAAAGAAACAATTGTGACATCACTCTGTTCCGTTCACTTTTTTATCCCTAATGAGCTATAGAACTTGTCACTTCTAATATTAGCatcatttccaacaaaaaaaaTACATTGACATGAATATATACCTCGAGCTACACATCGTCGATCTGGGGACACATAATCAACCCGCACGTGAACTGATAATCAAAAGAAACGAAGAACCTTGCAAACTTCACACCAACAAATGCAGTTGCCTCGCTAAACCGCCCAACTTCGCGCGCCAACCCACGTAGTCGTACCATCGAGCTCACCATTCCCAACCCCAATCTTCCTCCGTCATCACCGATGCTACCACTACTAGTACCAAAGCAATTCACCACCACAGCGCCATGTCCACCGCCGCTGCATCTGCATGCCACCCATGTCTCCTCCGCCGCCACccttcctctgcctcctcctcccgctcctcctcgtcgtctccggCGCTGAACCGACCGGCGGCAGCTGCGGTGGCGGGGCCGAAAGCTGCGGCGACCTTGTGCTCCCGTTCCCCTTCCACCTCAACTCCTCTGCCGCCTGCGCGGCCGCCGATGGtaactcctcctcccccttccaccTCTcctgcgacggcggcggtggcaacAATGCCACGCTCACCCTCACCCTCGGTGCCGCAGCCTTCCGCGTCCTGGAGTTCCTCCCCTCGGGCACGTCCCTCCTGCTCGACTACGCCCCGCCCACCGCCCCGCCGTGCGACCCGGCGTACGCCGCGTTCTCGCACCCATCCTCCCCGGCGGCCGCGCTCGACGCGGCCGCGTCCTTCCTCGCCGTCGCCCCGGCCAACGTGCTCCGCCTCTACGCCTGCGAGGACTCCTCGCTCTGTCGCGCTGGTTGTGACGACGTGGCCGCGCCGGCCTGCGCCGGGAAGAAGCCCGCCGCTGCCGGGTGCTGCTACCCGCTCTCCGACGGCAGCGTGTGGAAGCCAGGCGACGGTCTCGGCGTGTTCGCCGGATTTGGGTGCCGGGGCTTCTCTAGCTGGGTCAAGAACCGGTCGTCGGCCACGGCGGGCGTGACGAGAGCGATCGAGGTGGAGTGGGCCGTCCCGAGGGGCAGCGCGCTCGCGGCGTGCGCTGAGGGCGCCACGCTAGTCAACTCCACGACGGTGCGCGGCGGCGTGCGGTGCGCGTGCGCGTCTGGACTCGTCGGCGACGGCTTCGCGCACGGCACCGGCTGCTCCAAGCGGCTCGAgtgcggcgatggcgacggcgctGCTTGTTGCCAGGGAAGGTTCTGCTCCAAGAAGGCGGTGGCGCTCGCCGGCTTCTTCGTGTCGGTGTTCTTCCTCGCGGCAGCGGTCTCCTTCTGGCTGTTCCTCCGCCAGCCTTCCGGCGACGAGAACCAGCGGTGGGATCTGGACCCGGCGTGCATCCCCAAGATCCTCGGGGGCGTGTGCAACGCGAGGCAGTTCACGTACGAGCAGCTGGACGCGGCGACGAGGCGGTTCGAGGACGGCGGCGAGAAGCCCGTCGACGCCGAGGGCGCGGTCCACGCCGGGGTGCTCGACGACGGCAGCGTGGTGGCCGTGCAGAGGATCGGGTACGAGACGCAGGACAAGCTGCGGGTGGCCCTCGACGCGGTCTCTCTCCTGCCCGAGATCTCCCACCGGAACATCGCCCGCGTCGTCGGCTTCTGCCTCCCGGAGGACCCCGGCGCGCGCGCGCTGCTTCTGGTGCACGAGCACTTCGCGGGCGGCACGCTGGAGGACCACCTGCGGCGGACGGTCGGCGGCAGCCGCGCCACGCTCGGCTGGTACCACCGCGTCAACATCGCCATCGAGCTGGCCAGCGCGCTGGCGTACCTGCAGGCGCACGAGACGGCCCCGACCTTCCTCCACGACCTCCGCTCCAGCGACGTCTTCCTCGACGCCGACCTCAGCGCCAAGATCGCCGGCCACAAGCTCGTCTCCTCCACCCCGGCGGCCACCAGCTACCACCACCACTACTACGGCTCGTCGTCCTCATCAACGGCCGGGGCGCAGGAGCAGGACGTGGTGTGCAACTTCGGGCTGCTGCTCATCGAGCTGCTCACGGGGCTGCGGCACCAGAACCCCTTCGACTCGGTGGCGCCCAAGGTGAGGGAGGGCAGGCTCCACGAGGTGATCGACCCGACGCTGCTCCTGgcgtcgtcgtcggggaagaagagccaggggcagctgccggcggcggcggaggaggtgcgCAAGGTGCTGGAGCTGGCGGTGCGGTGCCTGCTGAGCGCCGAGAGCGGGGTCGGGATGGTGGCGGTGGCGCGGGAGCTGATGCACCTCGTCAGGGACAACATGGGGAGCAGCAGCAAGATCGAGATCTCCCTGGAGGAGACCTTCTCCACCTCCAGCCTCCTCCAGATGATCTCCATGTCGCCCGACACCCTCCACCGCCACCTCCCGTGATGCATAGACGAAGATGGATCATCATCCGGCGTATGCAAATGGGCTTGTTAATATTCAGTGTAGAGTGAAGCTGGTCTGTATATTCAGTGCACACCTGTTCTTAGTCTGGTTGGGAGCAGAGCATGCATGCCTGAGGGTACTCTGCTCACAAGAATTTCAAATAAAAACTTGTTCCGTTATCGCTATGATGATAGTAGCACCCGATCCTTTTCAGGGATTATATGAAGAAAAAAATCTCTCCATTGTTCGTCCATTTGATTTGCAGCAAACTGAAAATCGCAAGGAAAgagaaaattcaaaaataaactcTAAGAACAAATGTACACAACATAGGATCCAAAAATACAAGAAAATCGGAGATTTGTGTGTTTGATTCGCTAGAAGAAGGAGAGCGCGGGAACCCTACATTTCTAATCAACACGATCAAATCAAAGTCAAAGTATGTGAAAAACTAAAAATACACGGCAGAGGGTTGAAGAACACAAGATTTTTGCAGACTTGTGTGTTTGATTTGATAGAGGAGCAACAACAAACGAATCCTAAATTTCTAATGACCAGGGTCAAACTAAACTCAAAACACATGCAGGAGTAAAAGTGAAATGGGCTATCACCCTATGCTAAAGTTTCAGAAAAGGGCTAGAACTGTTCACTTTCACCCCGAGGTTGTTCACGAGAATTTCGCCGAGAATTTCTCAAAGAGAGCAGTTTGCGTATTTGATTTGTTGGATAATGAAATTTATAAGAACAAGGAAAACACAAAAATATATTCTTAGAATACAGTTGAGGGTTGAAGAACACAAGAATTTTGCAGACTTGTGTGTTTAATTTGCTAGAAGAGGGAGAAGGCACGACCACGCGAATGTTGAAAACAATACTCTCTCAATTTCAAAATAAGTATCATGGTTTTACAGCTAAAACGGAGGTAGTATCTAATAAACACAGTCAAATCAGAGTATAAGAACATGCATAAGTAAAAGTAAAATCGCGGTGAATTTTTCATGCCATTCTTCAGTCTTCACACATAATTTTCTTCAGTCAATGTAATTTCCGTGTTCGTACGGCGTTTGGTTCAAAAGAAATTATTTCCatttttccatgtattttgttcTTTTTGAGTCAAATCTGTAAATAATGTTATCAAAAGAACAATATTCTCAAgatactccttttctttttttccctgTAACTAATGTCCATCTTGAGTGCTGTGATGCAGATCCCTGGACTGTTCATGAAATCCGCAAGCTACTACTAGATGCAATTACAGAGGTGCACTATTGAATCCGTGATGCCTACTTGCCTAGGGAGATGTCTTGAGATGCAGTTTTAACATGATATAATTATGTGAATCCCTATAACGGTCCCTAGGAATTGACAAGCGAGAGACCCTAATGATGCTCATAGTGTAGAGCAATGCATTTCTTGGAGAAGGCAGCTGTTGCAACAACTGCGAACAATAAGTACAAGCACTAGCAATATTCATCAAGGCAAAAGGCGGGGGACAACCATGCACAAGTATTCAGGACATAGGGACCAGTTAATCTAAAGCTCATCCAGGGAACTTGTGACAGGTTCGATAGCAGCAAGTAGTATGTGGAATGTCGAAAGAACAACGCTACACGGACGATACTATTTGGATGATTTTTACACGACGATTCACCGCGACCTTTCATCACGTCCACTGCCTGGAGCTGGACCTTTGGATCATCAGTCGTTCAAGGTGCGGAAAGTTGAACGTCGTGTGCAAAGTCGTTCCGATGTCGAAAAGAGAGAAACCGAAAGGAGCGAGTTGGCTCTTGTGTAAGGGCCCACTTCCATATGTGCTACGTGGAAAACATAATagaaaagtagaaaagaaaagaagataaggTAGAAAAAAGACTAATCTAATAGCCAAATCTCAATGTATGAGTGATTATAAATGATATCTCCAAATGACATGGTACTAGCATATAGCCATCTTTTGGCTATGTTATTAGCCACGCTCTAAAAATCTTCTGTATTTTTTTCCTTATAGGTGTTTGATGATCACATATTTCTAGCTATCTAGCATTCTAGCTTGAGTGAGCCCTTTCGAAAATATAAACTGATAAATATATTTATATTATAATCATCTGTTTTGTGAAACTCACACCTAATGCAATATCCACACCAAGCTACACCACTCTAAAATAAATTGTCATTGGATTATATCAAGGATCAATCAGAAGTTGTTAGATTAGCATTTATGGCATACGAACAATCATATTTGTTGGTTAAAAGACACATCCTTTGTTCAAGGTCACTACTGCATAAATTCCCCTTTGGTGAGGTTTTTCGTCCCCGAGTTGGTGTGTGTTTTGGCCCGTTGCTAGATGATTTTCTCCCGTAGTGAATGGTGGACGTGTGAAAGGGCAGATTAATTGGGTAAAATCCTAGATGACTCCATGGAAATTGCAATATGGGAGAAGCCGATGACCGGATCATATAAGGTAAATACCGACGCAGCCTTCTTTGAAGATGGATCGGGTGTTGTGGCTGCTGTCGTCCGAGATTCGAGAGGTTGCGCTGTTGTGGGGGTAGCCGAGTTGATCCATCAGGTGCATGATGCAGCCTCGACAGAAGCAATGGCAGTTAAGCGTGGCCTACAGTTGATTCTTGATATCAGATGTTCTCGTGTACTCATGGAATCAGATTGCCTTGAGATTGTTCAAGCATGCAAAGGAGACACTGAGAGCAACtgtagcagaccccgcatcctgcctcgacccgcaaaataaccgccaaaatacgGGTCGGGGCGAAAAAAACCAGCCCGATCAGATCCGCATCCCGTCCCGGCCTGCAAAAAATTTTagggggcgcggcaaaatcccgaCCCCAACCCAGGAAAATGCGGGTTTCCCCCTCACGGCTGCGGTGCCCTACATATAAGCAGAA
The window above is part of the Triticum aestivum cultivar Chinese Spring chromosome 2A, IWGSC CS RefSeq v2.1, whole genome shotgun sequence genome. Proteins encoded here:
- the LOC123184265 gene encoding probably inactive receptor-like protein kinase At2g46850, giving the protein MPPMSPPPPPFLCLLLPLLLVVSGAEPTGGSCGGGAESCGDLVLPFPFHLNSSAACAAADGNSSSPFHLSCDGGGGNNATLTLTLGAAAFRVLEFLPSGTSLLLDYAPPTAPPCDPAYAAFSHPSSPAAALDAAASFLAVAPANVLRLYACEDSSLCRAGCDDVAAPACAGKKPAAAGCCYPLSDGSVWKPGDGLGVFAGFGCRGFSSWVKNRSSATAGVTRAIEVEWAVPRGSALAACAEGATLVNSTTVRGGVRCACASGLVGDGFAHGTGCSKRLECGDGDGAACCQGRFCSKKAVALAGFFVSVFFLAAAVSFWLFLRQPSGDENQRWDLDPACIPKILGGVCNARQFTYEQLDAATRRFEDGGEKPVDAEGAVHAGVLDDGSVVAVQRIGYETQDKLRVALDAVSLLPEISHRNIARVVGFCLPEDPGARALLLVHEHFAGGTLEDHLRRTVGGSRATLGWYHRVNIAIELASALAYLQAHETAPTFLHDLRSSDVFLDADLSAKIAGHKLVSSTPAATSYHHHYYGSSSSSTAGAQEQDVVCNFGLLLIELLTGLRHQNPFDSVAPKVREGRLHEVIDPTLLLASSSGKKSQGQLPAAAEEVRKVLELAVRCLLSAESGVGMVAVARELMHLVRDNMGSSSKIEISLEETFSTSSLLQMISMSPDTLHRHLP